From the genome of Papio anubis isolate 15944 unplaced genomic scaffold, Panubis1.0 scaffold1333, whole genome shotgun sequence, one region includes:
- the LOC100997583 gene encoding HLA class I histocompatibility antigen, alpha chain G-like isoform X1: protein MSREANQRRRGLSSKVPTRPPGLRVSSDAEIRVMVPRTFLLLLSGALALTETWAGSHSLRYFSAGTSRPGHGEPRFIAVGYVDDTQFLRFDSDAASPRMESRAPWLEQEGPEYWEEQTELAKNITQSFRVGLRNLRGYYNQSEADPPKTHVTHHPVSDHEATLRCWALGFYPAEITLTWQRDGEEQTQDTELVETRPVGDGTFQKWAAVVVPSGEEQRYTCHVQHEGLPEPLTLRWEPSSQSTIPIVGIVAGLAVLAVVVTGAVVAAVMWRRKSSVPSQDIFLLQVEKEGATLRLRPATVSRALMCVSRLEKVQPVISSFRHRQVSWKLARVNAGSCANRNRTPGTGHVHNGDSIFPSLCQACLQ, encoded by the exons ATGTCTAGAGAAGCCAATCAGCGTCGCCGCGGTCTCAGTTCTAAAGTCCCCACGCGCCCACCCGGACTCAGAGTCTCCTCAGACGCCGAGATTCGGGTCATGGTGCCCCGAACCTTCCTCCTGCTGCTCTCGGGGGCCCTGGCCCTGACCGAGACCTGGGCCG GCTCGCACTCCTTGAGGTATTTCAGCGCCGGCACGTCCCGGCCCGGCCACGGGGAGCCCCGTTTCATCGCCGTGGGCTACGTGGACGACACGCAGTTCCTGCGGTTCGACAGCGACGCCGCGAGTCCAAGGATGGAGTCGCGGGCGCCGTGGTTGGAGCAGGAGGGGCCGGAGTATTGGGAAGAGCAGACAGAGCTCGCCAAGAACATCACACAGTCTTTCCGAGTGGGCCTGCGGAACCTGCGCGGCTACTACAACCAGAGCGAGGCCG ATCCCCCAAAGACACACGTGACCCACCACCCCGTCTCTGACCATGAGGCCACCCTGaggtgctgggccctgggcttcTACCCTGCGGAGATCACATTGACCTGGCAGCGGGATGGGGAGGAGCAAACTCAGGACACCGAGCTTGTGGAGACCAGGCCAGTAGGAGATGGAACCTTCCAGAAGTGGGCAGCTGTGGTGGTGCCTTCTGGAGAAGAGCAGAGATACACGTGCCATGTGCAGCATGAGGGACTGCCGGAGCCCCTCACCCTGAGATGGG aGCCATCTTCCCAGTCCACCATCCCCATCGTGGGCATTGTTGCTGGCCTGGCTGTCCTAGCAGTTGTGGTCACTGGAGCTGTGGTCGCTGCTGtgatgtggaggaggaagagctcAG TCCCCTCACAGGACATTTTCTTGCTACAGGTGGAAAAGGAGGGAGCGACTCTCAGGCTGCGT CCAGCGACAGTGTCCAGGGCTCTGATGTGTGTCTCACGGCTTGAAAAG gTGCAGCCTGTAATATCAAGCTTCAGACATAGACAAgtaagctggaagcttgcacgggtgaatgcCGGCAGCTGTGCGAATAGGAATCGGACACCTGGGACTGGGCATGTTCACAATGGcgactccatcttcccttctctttgccaggcATGtttacagtaa
- the LOC100997583 gene encoding HLA class I histocompatibility antigen, B-48 alpha chain-like isoform X2 produces the protein MSREANQRRRGLSSKVPTRPPGLRVSSDAEIRVMVPRTFLLLLSGALALTETWAGSHSLRYFSAGTSRPGHGEPRFIAVGYVDDTQFLRFDSDAASPRMESRAPWLEQEGPEYWEEQTELAKNITQSFRVGLRNLRGYYNQSEADPPKTHVTHHPVSDHEATLRCWALGFYPAEITLTWQRDGEEQTQDTELVETRPVGDGTFQKWAAVVVPSGEEQRYTCHVQHEGLPEPLTLRWEPSSQSTIPIVGIVAGLAVLAVVVTGAVVAAVMWRRKSSASDSVQGSDVCLTA, from the exons ATGTCTAGAGAAGCCAATCAGCGTCGCCGCGGTCTCAGTTCTAAAGTCCCCACGCGCCCACCCGGACTCAGAGTCTCCTCAGACGCCGAGATTCGGGTCATGGTGCCCCGAACCTTCCTCCTGCTGCTCTCGGGGGCCCTGGCCCTGACCGAGACCTGGGCCG GCTCGCACTCCTTGAGGTATTTCAGCGCCGGCACGTCCCGGCCCGGCCACGGGGAGCCCCGTTTCATCGCCGTGGGCTACGTGGACGACACGCAGTTCCTGCGGTTCGACAGCGACGCCGCGAGTCCAAGGATGGAGTCGCGGGCGCCGTGGTTGGAGCAGGAGGGGCCGGAGTATTGGGAAGAGCAGACAGAGCTCGCCAAGAACATCACACAGTCTTTCCGAGTGGGCCTGCGGAACCTGCGCGGCTACTACAACCAGAGCGAGGCCG ATCCCCCAAAGACACACGTGACCCACCACCCCGTCTCTGACCATGAGGCCACCCTGaggtgctgggccctgggcttcTACCCTGCGGAGATCACATTGACCTGGCAGCGGGATGGGGAGGAGCAAACTCAGGACACCGAGCTTGTGGAGACCAGGCCAGTAGGAGATGGAACCTTCCAGAAGTGGGCAGCTGTGGTGGTGCCTTCTGGAGAAGAGCAGAGATACACGTGCCATGTGCAGCATGAGGGACTGCCGGAGCCCCTCACCCTGAGATGGG aGCCATCTTCCCAGTCCACCATCCCCATCGTGGGCATTGTTGCTGGCCTGGCTGTCCTAGCAGTTGTGGTCACTGGAGCTGTGGTCGCTGCTGtgatgtggaggaggaagagctcAG CCAGCGACAGTGTCCAGGGCTCTGATGTGTGTCTCACGGCTTGA